From a single Nicotiana tomentosiformis chromosome 2, ASM39032v3, whole genome shotgun sequence genomic region:
- the LOC138905527 gene encoding uncharacterized protein — protein sequence MGTPDVGTDPEGDDIFHGCFAGVDDISYLDASLIFDEAQRLLNQATTLHREASFKYRAELARCEVDLKKLTEERNALKLLYVHKEEEIMSIRVELTRAHQDQTELIERKAELAEQLHEEAKMKEAETLGWKQNMDRLASEKDVVQAQLSLVECQLQSIKVENLARAQKVKDLETRLAAELARATSEVEALVASYRADAEAANTRAKEIFDIAKVRLSRVAEHARRQSPRETLEEVHARGFDLTADMENAKVLEDEVGALLSDDEDFASGSESGGEEDDALEDAAPEAD from the exons ATGGGGACCCCCGATGTCGGGACGGACCCCGAAGGGGATGACATATTTCACGGTTGCTTTGCAGGGGTCGATGATATTTCCTACCTTgacgcatcactcatttttgatgaggctcagcggcttctgaaccaa GCTACAACGCTTCATCGAGAAGCATCTTTCAAGTACCGAGCTGAGTTGGCTCGATGCGAGGTCGATCTCAAAAAGCttacggaggagagaaatgctctcaaactcctctatgtgcacaaagaagaggagatcatgagtattcgagtcgagctgacaagagctcatcaagatcagaccgagctcattgaacgg AAGGCCGAATTGGCTGAGCAGCTTCAtgaggaggccaagatgaaagaggcagagactttggggtggaagcaGAACATGGACCGTCTCGCCTCGGAGAAAGATGTGGTTCAGGCCCAACTATCTTTGGTAGAGTGTCAACTCCAAAGTATAAAGGTGGAGAACTTGGCCCGAGCCCAAAAGGTCAAAGATCTCGAGACTCGGTTGGCCGCTGAACTTGCAAGGGCCACATCTGAGGTAGAGGCACTCGTGGCCTCCTAccgagccgatgctgaagccgctaaCACTCGGGCAAAGGAAATTTTTGATATTGCTAAGGTTAGATTGTCCcgtgttgccgagcatgctaggcGCCAGTCTCCaagagagactcttgaggaggtacatgctcgtggcttcgacctcACAGCTGATATGGAGAATGCGAAGGTTTTGGAGGATGAGGTCGGGGCTTTGCTTTCTGATGATGAAGACTTTGCGAGTGGATCCGAGAGCGGAGGAGAAGAAGATGATGCTCTCGAAGATGCGGCTCCCGAGGCGGACTAG